Proteins encoded within one genomic window of Perognathus longimembris pacificus isolate PPM17 chromosome 28, ASM2315922v1, whole genome shotgun sequence:
- the Wdr13 gene encoding WD repeat-containing protein 13 isoform X2, with amino-acid sequence MAAVWQQVLAVDARYNAYRTPTFPQFRTQYIRRRSQLLRENAKAGHPPALRRQYLRLRGQLLGQRYGPLSEPGSARAYSNSIIRSSRTTLDRMEDFEDDPRALGARGHRRSVSRGSYQLQAQMNRAVYEDRPPGSVVPTSVAEASRAMAGDTSLSENYAFAGMYHVFDQHVDEAVPRVRFANDDRHRLACCSLDGSISLCQLVPAPPTVLRVLRGHTRGVSDFAWSLSNDILVSTSLDATMRIWASEDGRCIREIPDPDGAELLSCTFQPVNNNLTVVRLQGARAPRAGMLGPEGCLRVGNAKHNIHVMNISTGKKVKGGSSKLTGRVLALSFDAPGRLLWAGDDRGSVFSFLFDMATGKLTKAKRLVVHEGSPVTSISARSWVSREARDPSLLINACLSKLLLYRVVDNEGTLQLKRSFPIEQSSHPVRSIFCPLMSFRQGACVVTGSEDMCVHFFDVERAAKAAVNKLQGHSAPVLDVSFNCDESLLASSDASGMVIVWRREQK; translated from the exons ATGGCCGCTGTGTGGCAGCAAGTCTTAGCAGTGGACGCGAG GTACAACGCCTACCGCACACCAACGTTTCCACAGTTTCGGACCCAGTATATTCGCCGGCGCAGCCAGTTGCTGCGGGAGAATGCCAAGGCTGGGCACCCCCCAGCATTGCGCCGGCAGTACCTGAGGCTACGGGGCCAGCTGTTGGGCCAGCGGTACGGACCTCTCTCTGAACCAGGCAGTGCTCGAGCCTATAGCAACAGCATCATTCGTAGCAGCCGCACCACCCTTGACCGAATGGAG GACTTTGAAGATGATCCTAGAGCCTTGGGGGCTCGAGGGCATCGCCGTTCTGTTAGCCGTGGCTCCTACCAGTTGCAGGCGCAGATGAACCGTGCAGTCTATGAGGACAG GCCTCCTGGCAGTGTTGTTCCCACATCAGTGGCAGAAGCAAGTCGGGCCATGGCTGGAGACACATCGCTGAGTGAGAACTATGCCTTTGCAGGCATGTACCATGTCTTTGACCAGCACGTGGATGAAGCAG TCCCAAGGGTGCGCTTCGCCAATGATGACCGGCACCGCCTGGCCTGCTGCTCACTGGATGGCAGCATCTCCCTATGCCAGCTGGTGCCTGCCCCACCTACTGTGCTCCGAGTGTTGCGGGGCCATACCCGCGGTGTCTCCGACTTCGCCTGGTCCCTCTCCAATGACATCCTCGTGTCCACCTCTCTCGATGCCACCATGCGCATCTGGGCCTCCGAGGACGGCCGCTGCATCCGGGAGATCCCTGACCCCGATGGCGCCGAACTGCTGTCCTGCACCTTCCAGCCCGTCAACAACAACCTCACTGTGGTCAGGCTCCAGGGTGCCCGCGCACCAAGGGCGGGCATGCTAGGTCCAGAGGGCTGTCTGAGG GTGGGGAATGCCAAGCATAACATACATGTCATGAACATCTCCACGGGCAAGAAAGTAAAAGGTGGCTCCAGCAAGCTGACAGGTCGTGTCCTCGCTCTGTCTTTTGATGCTCCTGGCCGTCTGCTCTGGGCAGGTGATGACCGTGGCAgtgtcttctccttcctcttcgaTATGGCCACAG GGAAACTAACCAAGGCCAAGCGTTTGGTGGTACATGAGGGCAGTCCAGTAACCAGCATCTCTGCTCGCTCCTGGGTCAGTCGTGAGGCCCGGGATCCCTCACTTCTCATCAACGCTTGCCTCAGCAAACTGCTGCTCTACAG GGTGGTTGACAACGAGGGAACCCTGCAGCTAAAGAGAAGCTTCCCCATTGAGCAGAGCTCGCACCCTGTGCGTAGCATCTTCTGCCCTCTCATGTCCTTCCGCCAGGGAGCCTGTGTGG TGACAGGCAGTGAAGACATGTGCGTGCACTTCTTTGATGTGGAGCGAGCAGCCAAGGCTGCAGTCAACAAGCTGCAGGGCCACAGTGCGCCTGTGCTTGATGTCAGCTTCAACTGTGATGAGAGTCTACTTGCCTCCAGTGACGCCAGTGGCATGGTCATCGTTTGGAGGCGGGAGCAAAAGTAG
- the Wdr13 gene encoding WD repeat-containing protein 13 isoform X3, which yields MPFLGMLTFQALVLQAPAGGHARRGSRGMAAVWQQVLAVDARYNAYRTPTFPQFRTQYIRRRSQLLRENAKAGHPPALRRQYLRLRGQLLGQRYGPLSEPGSARAYSNSIIRSSRTTLDRMEDFEDDPRALGARGHRRSVSRGSYQLQAQMNRAVYEDRPPGSVVPTSVAEASRAMAGDTSLSENYAFAGMYHVFDQHVDEAVPRVRFANDDRHRLACCSLDGSISLCQLVPAPPTVLRVLRGHTRGVSDFAWSLSNDILVSTSLDATMRIWASEDGRCIREIPDPDGAELLSCTFQPVNNNLTVVGNAKHNIHVMNISTGKKVKGGSSKLTGRVLALSFDAPGRLLWAGDDRGSVFSFLFDMATGKLTKAKRLVVHEGSPVTSISARSWVSREARDPSLLINACLSKLLLYRVVDNEGTLQLKRSFPIEQSSHPVRSIFCPLMSFRQGACVVTGSEDMCVHFFDVERAAKAAVNKLQGHSAPVLDVSFNCDESLLASSDASGMVIVWRREQK from the exons ATGCCTTTTCTTGGGATGCTGACATTCCAAGCCCTTGTCCTGCAGGCTCCCGCAGGCGGACACGCCAGAAGAGGAAGCCGGGGAATGGCCGCTGTGTGGCAGCAAGTCTTAGCAGTGGACGCGAG GTACAACGCCTACCGCACACCAACGTTTCCACAGTTTCGGACCCAGTATATTCGCCGGCGCAGCCAGTTGCTGCGGGAGAATGCCAAGGCTGGGCACCCCCCAGCATTGCGCCGGCAGTACCTGAGGCTACGGGGCCAGCTGTTGGGCCAGCGGTACGGACCTCTCTCTGAACCAGGCAGTGCTCGAGCCTATAGCAACAGCATCATTCGTAGCAGCCGCACCACCCTTGACCGAATGGAG GACTTTGAAGATGATCCTAGAGCCTTGGGGGCTCGAGGGCATCGCCGTTCTGTTAGCCGTGGCTCCTACCAGTTGCAGGCGCAGATGAACCGTGCAGTCTATGAGGACAG GCCTCCTGGCAGTGTTGTTCCCACATCAGTGGCAGAAGCAAGTCGGGCCATGGCTGGAGACACATCGCTGAGTGAGAACTATGCCTTTGCAGGCATGTACCATGTCTTTGACCAGCACGTGGATGAAGCAG TCCCAAGGGTGCGCTTCGCCAATGATGACCGGCACCGCCTGGCCTGCTGCTCACTGGATGGCAGCATCTCCCTATGCCAGCTGGTGCCTGCCCCACCTACTGTGCTCCGAGTGTTGCGGGGCCATACCCGCGGTGTCTCCGACTTCGCCTGGTCCCTCTCCAATGACATCCTCGTGTCCACCTCTCTCGATGCCACCATGCGCATCTGGGCCTCCGAGGACGGCCGCTGCATCCGGGAGATCCCTGACCCCGATGGCGCCGAACTGCTGTCCTGCACCTTCCAGCCCGTCAACAACAACCTCACTGTG GTGGGGAATGCCAAGCATAACATACATGTCATGAACATCTCCACGGGCAAGAAAGTAAAAGGTGGCTCCAGCAAGCTGACAGGTCGTGTCCTCGCTCTGTCTTTTGATGCTCCTGGCCGTCTGCTCTGGGCAGGTGATGACCGTGGCAgtgtcttctccttcctcttcgaTATGGCCACAG GGAAACTAACCAAGGCCAAGCGTTTGGTGGTACATGAGGGCAGTCCAGTAACCAGCATCTCTGCTCGCTCCTGGGTCAGTCGTGAGGCCCGGGATCCCTCACTTCTCATCAACGCTTGCCTCAGCAAACTGCTGCTCTACAG GGTGGTTGACAACGAGGGAACCCTGCAGCTAAAGAGAAGCTTCCCCATTGAGCAGAGCTCGCACCCTGTGCGTAGCATCTTCTGCCCTCTCATGTCCTTCCGCCAGGGAGCCTGTGTGG TGACAGGCAGTGAAGACATGTGCGTGCACTTCTTTGATGTGGAGCGAGCAGCCAAGGCTGCAGTCAACAAGCTGCAGGGCCACAGTGCGCCTGTGCTTGATGTCAGCTTCAACTGTGATGAGAGTCTACTTGCCTCCAGTGACGCCAGTGGCATGGTCATCGTTTGGAGGCGGGAGCAAAAGTAG
- the Wdr13 gene encoding WD repeat-containing protein 13 isoform X1, producing the protein MPFLGMLTFQALVLQAPAGGHARRGSRGMAAVWQQVLAVDARYNAYRTPTFPQFRTQYIRRRSQLLRENAKAGHPPALRRQYLRLRGQLLGQRYGPLSEPGSARAYSNSIIRSSRTTLDRMEDFEDDPRALGARGHRRSVSRGSYQLQAQMNRAVYEDRPPGSVVPTSVAEASRAMAGDTSLSENYAFAGMYHVFDQHVDEAVPRVRFANDDRHRLACCSLDGSISLCQLVPAPPTVLRVLRGHTRGVSDFAWSLSNDILVSTSLDATMRIWASEDGRCIREIPDPDGAELLSCTFQPVNNNLTVVRLQGARAPRAGMLGPEGCLRVGNAKHNIHVMNISTGKKVKGGSSKLTGRVLALSFDAPGRLLWAGDDRGSVFSFLFDMATGKLTKAKRLVVHEGSPVTSISARSWVSREARDPSLLINACLSKLLLYRVVDNEGTLQLKRSFPIEQSSHPVRSIFCPLMSFRQGACVVTGSEDMCVHFFDVERAAKAAVNKLQGHSAPVLDVSFNCDESLLASSDASGMVIVWRREQK; encoded by the exons ATGCCTTTTCTTGGGATGCTGACATTCCAAGCCCTTGTCCTGCAGGCTCCCGCAGGCGGACACGCCAGAAGAGGAAGCCGGGGAATGGCCGCTGTGTGGCAGCAAGTCTTAGCAGTGGACGCGAG GTACAACGCCTACCGCACACCAACGTTTCCACAGTTTCGGACCCAGTATATTCGCCGGCGCAGCCAGTTGCTGCGGGAGAATGCCAAGGCTGGGCACCCCCCAGCATTGCGCCGGCAGTACCTGAGGCTACGGGGCCAGCTGTTGGGCCAGCGGTACGGACCTCTCTCTGAACCAGGCAGTGCTCGAGCCTATAGCAACAGCATCATTCGTAGCAGCCGCACCACCCTTGACCGAATGGAG GACTTTGAAGATGATCCTAGAGCCTTGGGGGCTCGAGGGCATCGCCGTTCTGTTAGCCGTGGCTCCTACCAGTTGCAGGCGCAGATGAACCGTGCAGTCTATGAGGACAG GCCTCCTGGCAGTGTTGTTCCCACATCAGTGGCAGAAGCAAGTCGGGCCATGGCTGGAGACACATCGCTGAGTGAGAACTATGCCTTTGCAGGCATGTACCATGTCTTTGACCAGCACGTGGATGAAGCAG TCCCAAGGGTGCGCTTCGCCAATGATGACCGGCACCGCCTGGCCTGCTGCTCACTGGATGGCAGCATCTCCCTATGCCAGCTGGTGCCTGCCCCACCTACTGTGCTCCGAGTGTTGCGGGGCCATACCCGCGGTGTCTCCGACTTCGCCTGGTCCCTCTCCAATGACATCCTCGTGTCCACCTCTCTCGATGCCACCATGCGCATCTGGGCCTCCGAGGACGGCCGCTGCATCCGGGAGATCCCTGACCCCGATGGCGCCGAACTGCTGTCCTGCACCTTCCAGCCCGTCAACAACAACCTCACTGTGGTCAGGCTCCAGGGTGCCCGCGCACCAAGGGCGGGCATGCTAGGTCCAGAGGGCTGTCTGAGG GTGGGGAATGCCAAGCATAACATACATGTCATGAACATCTCCACGGGCAAGAAAGTAAAAGGTGGCTCCAGCAAGCTGACAGGTCGTGTCCTCGCTCTGTCTTTTGATGCTCCTGGCCGTCTGCTCTGGGCAGGTGATGACCGTGGCAgtgtcttctccttcctcttcgaTATGGCCACAG GGAAACTAACCAAGGCCAAGCGTTTGGTGGTACATGAGGGCAGTCCAGTAACCAGCATCTCTGCTCGCTCCTGGGTCAGTCGTGAGGCCCGGGATCCCTCACTTCTCATCAACGCTTGCCTCAGCAAACTGCTGCTCTACAG GGTGGTTGACAACGAGGGAACCCTGCAGCTAAAGAGAAGCTTCCCCATTGAGCAGAGCTCGCACCCTGTGCGTAGCATCTTCTGCCCTCTCATGTCCTTCCGCCAGGGAGCCTGTGTGG TGACAGGCAGTGAAGACATGTGCGTGCACTTCTTTGATGTGGAGCGAGCAGCCAAGGCTGCAGTCAACAAGCTGCAGGGCCACAGTGCGCCTGTGCTTGATGTCAGCTTCAACTGTGATGAGAGTCTACTTGCCTCCAGTGACGCCAGTGGCATGGTCATCGTTTGGAGGCGGGAGCAAAAGTAG